A window from Corynebacterium urogenitale encodes these proteins:
- a CDS encoding heavy-metal-associated domain-containing protein, giving the protein MITSPPRLLPMVSHGCSCCGPASRADTASIPAASDSSAGGSSPSYQITGLTCGHCAKSVAQALQALPQVDDVQIDLAAGGVSTVTVTGVVPPEMVRRAIEEAGYTVLS; this is encoded by the coding sequence ATGATCACCTCCCCGCCCCGTCTCTTGCCGATGGTCTCCCACGGCTGCAGCTGTTGCGGACCTGCCTCACGTGCCGACACCGCCTCCATCCCTGCCGCCAGCGACTCGTCAGCAGGAGGGTCCTCCCCTAGCTACCAGATCACCGGCCTGACCTGCGGGCACTGCGCGAAAAGCGTGGCCCAGGCCCTTCAGGCCCTCCCCCAGGTCGACGACGTCCAGATTGATCTCGCTGCTGGTGGTGTTTCCACCGTCACGGTCACCGGTGTCGTACCTCCGGAGATGGTTCGCCGGGCCATCGAGGAGGCCGGCTACACCGTCTTGTCCTGA
- a CDS encoding copper-translocating P-type ATPase — MSTPHHSGDHHGDHPAPETDHTHHPDHASHEHHADADTHGQAMPHDHPHSALDEDHHVHGHGEHAGHSTAMFRGRFWWSLILSIPVVIFSPMVAHLLGYHLPAFPGSTWIPPVLGTIIFVYGGTPFLKGGWKELKSRQPGMMLLIAMAITVAFVASWVTTLGLGGFDLDFWWELALLVTIMLLGHWLEMRALGAASSALDALAALLPDEAEKVIDGTTRTVAISELVVDDVVLVRAGARVPADGTILDGAAEFDEAMITGESRPVFRDTGDKVVAGTVATDNTVRIRVEATGGDTALAGIQRMVADAQESSSRAQALADRAAALLFWFALISALITAVVWTTIGSPDDAVVRTVTVLVIACPHALGLAIPLVIAISSERAAKSGVLIKDRMALERMRTIDVVLFDKTGTLTEGAHAVTGVAAAVGVTEGELLALAAAAEADSEHPVARAIVAAAAAHPEASRRQIRATGFSAASGRGVRATVDGAEILVGGPNMLREFNLTTPAELTDTTSAWTGRGAGVLHIVRDGQIIGAVAVEDKIRPESRAAVKALQDRGVKVAMITGDAQQVAQAVGKDLGIDEVFAEVLPQDKDTKVTQLQERGLSVAMVGDGVNDAPALTRADVGIAIGAGTDVAMESAGVVLASDDPRAVLSMIELSQASYRKMIQNLIWASGYNILAVPLAAGVLASIGFVLSPAVGAILMSASTIVVALNAQLLRRIDLEPAHLAPTDGKEEHSGSISPVTVTD, encoded by the coding sequence ATGAGCACTCCCCATCATTCCGGCGATCACCATGGTGATCACCCCGCTCCGGAAACAGACCACACCCACCACCCGGATCATGCCAGCCACGAACACCACGCGGATGCCGACACCCACGGCCAGGCGATGCCCCACGATCACCCGCACTCCGCCCTAGACGAAGACCACCACGTTCATGGTCACGGCGAACACGCCGGACACAGCACCGCAATGTTTCGGGGCCGCTTCTGGTGGTCGCTGATTCTGTCCATTCCCGTCGTTATTTTCAGCCCCATGGTCGCCCACCTGCTCGGCTACCATCTCCCGGCATTCCCTGGTTCCACCTGGATCCCCCCGGTGCTGGGCACGATCATCTTCGTCTACGGCGGAACGCCTTTCCTCAAGGGCGGATGGAAAGAACTGAAATCCCGCCAACCCGGGATGATGCTCCTGATCGCCATGGCCATCACCGTAGCGTTTGTCGCCTCCTGGGTCACCACTCTGGGGCTGGGCGGTTTTGACCTGGACTTCTGGTGGGAGCTGGCCCTGCTGGTGACCATCATGCTGCTGGGCCACTGGCTGGAGATGCGCGCTCTCGGGGCCGCGTCCTCCGCGCTTGACGCACTGGCTGCCCTGCTGCCGGATGAGGCCGAGAAAGTCATCGACGGGACCACCCGCACCGTGGCCATCTCCGAGCTGGTCGTCGACGACGTCGTGCTGGTGAGGGCCGGTGCCCGGGTGCCGGCCGACGGAACCATCCTCGACGGAGCCGCCGAATTCGATGAGGCGATGATCACTGGCGAATCCCGTCCCGTCTTCCGCGACACCGGTGACAAGGTGGTCGCCGGTACCGTGGCCACCGACAACACCGTCCGCATCCGGGTGGAGGCTACCGGCGGGGACACCGCCCTGGCCGGGATCCAACGCATGGTTGCCGACGCCCAGGAGTCCTCCTCCCGGGCCCAGGCCCTGGCGGATCGGGCGGCAGCGTTATTGTTCTGGTTCGCGCTGATCTCCGCTCTGATCACCGCGGTGGTGTGGACCACCATCGGCAGCCCAGACGATGCCGTGGTGCGCACGGTTACGGTGCTAGTCATCGCCTGTCCGCACGCCCTAGGCCTGGCGATTCCGCTGGTCATTGCGATCTCCAGCGAACGGGCCGCGAAATCCGGGGTGCTCATCAAGGACCGGATGGCGCTCGAGCGGATGCGCACCATCGACGTGGTGCTCTTCGACAAAACCGGCACCCTGACCGAGGGTGCGCACGCGGTCACCGGTGTCGCGGCAGCTGTCGGCGTCACCGAGGGCGAGCTGCTGGCCCTGGCCGCCGCCGCCGAGGCCGATAGTGAACACCCCGTGGCCCGCGCCATCGTGGCGGCCGCGGCCGCCCATCCCGAGGCCTCCCGTCGGCAAATCCGTGCAACTGGTTTCAGCGCCGCCTCCGGCCGGGGGGTCCGGGCCACTGTCGATGGCGCTGAGATCCTCGTGGGTGGGCCGAACATGCTGCGCGAGTTCAACCTCACCACCCCGGCCGAGCTCACCGACACCACCAGCGCCTGGACCGGGCGTGGGGCCGGCGTGCTCCATATTGTCCGCGACGGTCAGATCATCGGTGCCGTGGCCGTCGAGGACAAGATCCGCCCCGAATCCCGCGCCGCCGTGAAAGCCCTGCAGGACCGCGGGGTGAAGGTCGCGATGATCACCGGTGACGCGCAGCAGGTGGCCCAGGCAGTGGGCAAGGACCTGGGGATCGATGAGGTCTTCGCCGAGGTCCTGCCCCAGGACAAGGACACCAAGGTCACCCAGTTACAGGAGCGTGGCCTGAGCGTGGCCATGGTCGGTGACGGTGTCAATGACGCCCCCGCTCTGACCCGCGCGGATGTCGGTATCGCCATCGGTGCCGGCACGGATGTGGCCATGGAATCAGCCGGGGTGGTCCTAGCCAGTGATGACCCGCGGGCAGTGCTGTCGATGATTGAGCTGTCCCAGGCCAGCTACCGCAAGATGATCCAGAACCTGATCTGGGCCTCTGGCTACAACATCCTCGCCGTGCCGCTGGCTGCCGGAGTGCTTGCTTCGATCGGGTTCGTGCTGTCCCCGGCCGTGGGCGCGATCTTGATGTCTGCCTCGACCATCGTGGTGGCCCTGAACGCCCAGCTGTTGCGCCGCATTGATCTGGAGCCGGCTCACCTGGCTCCGACCGACGGGAAGGAGGAACACAGTGGGTCGATATCCCCCGTAACCGTTACTGACTGA
- a CDS encoding sensor histidine kinase, which yields MNHGPGLTFRFLAAQVLVVVISLLVAAAVATMVGPILFHDHMLMTGREDPSLELFHAEQAYRGASLITLAVALPTALISALLASLWLSRRLRTPLQDLTRAATSLTAGNYRIRVPAGEAGPEVTTLAHAFNTMADRLEHTEQVRRQMLSDLAHEMGTPLSVLTVYLDGLQDGVVDWNNATHTIMADQLTRLTRLMEDIDDVSRAQEHRIDLDLAEEGLGDLLHTAAAAAEEAYADKGVDLQVETITDTIRVLVDRQRFGQVMSNLLSNALRHTPAGGQVRISVHRQGASTALIHVADDGEGIPPDQLGHIFERFYRGDAARSRDDGGAGIGLTISKALIEAHGGTLTATSPGPGRGAVFALRLPLSPPDSEEAAQ from the coding sequence ATGAATCACGGACCCGGCCTGACCTTCCGCTTCCTGGCCGCCCAGGTGTTGGTGGTGGTGATTAGCCTGCTGGTGGCCGCGGCCGTGGCCACGATGGTGGGTCCGATCCTGTTCCATGATCATATGTTGATGACCGGCCGGGAGGACCCCTCGCTGGAGCTGTTCCATGCCGAGCAGGCCTACCGGGGCGCCAGCCTGATCACCTTGGCCGTCGCCCTGCCCACTGCCTTGATCAGCGCCCTGCTGGCCAGCCTGTGGTTATCGCGTCGTCTGCGCACCCCCCTGCAGGATCTCACCCGCGCCGCTACCAGCCTGACGGCCGGCAACTACCGTATCCGCGTGCCCGCCGGAGAAGCAGGCCCCGAGGTCACCACCCTGGCGCATGCCTTCAACACCATGGCCGACCGGCTGGAACACACCGAACAAGTCCGCCGCCAGATGCTCTCTGATCTGGCCCACGAAATGGGTACCCCCTTATCGGTGCTCACGGTCTACCTCGATGGTCTCCAGGACGGGGTCGTGGACTGGAATAATGCCACCCACACGATCATGGCTGACCAGCTCACCCGCCTGACGCGGTTGATGGAAGACATCGACGATGTCTCCCGGGCCCAGGAACACCGGATCGATTTGGACCTGGCGGAGGAAGGGCTCGGGGATCTGCTCCATACCGCCGCTGCTGCCGCGGAGGAAGCTTATGCTGACAAAGGCGTCGATTTACAGGTCGAGACCATTACGGACACCATCCGGGTGCTCGTGGACCGGCAACGCTTCGGCCAGGTGATGAGCAATCTCCTGTCGAACGCGCTACGGCACACCCCGGCCGGCGGGCAGGTCCGGATCAGCGTCCATCGACAGGGGGCGTCGACCGCGCTCATCCACGTCGCCGATGACGGCGAGGGCATCCCACCTGACCAGCTCGGACACATCTTCGAACGCTTCTACCGGGGGGATGCCGCCCGCAGCCGGGACGACGGCGGGGCCGGTATCGGTCTGACCATCTCCAAGGCATTGATCGAGGCCCACGGCGGCACTCTTACCGCCACCTCCCCCGGACCCGGTCGCGGAGCGGTGTTTGCCCTCCGCCTCCCGCTCTCCCCTCCCGACAGTGAGGAGGCTGCTCAGTGA
- a CDS encoding FHA domain-containing protein FhaB/FipA, translating to MQATLLLVAKIGLLLLLWFFIWMTVRAMRSDADRASGLSAAAPVVAAAPFVQNEDNSHNGGGRGFGAFRRAKAPSALTLVSGPLMGTHLELQGYKEVTIGRSQSATLVLEDDFASGRHARLIKRGPDWFLEDLDSRNGTFIGSQRIDQPEKLSAGMEVRIGKTLVRMEG from the coding sequence GTGCAAGCCACATTGCTACTGGTAGCCAAGATCGGCCTGCTCTTACTCCTGTGGTTCTTCATCTGGATGACAGTCCGCGCGATGCGTTCCGATGCAGACCGCGCCTCAGGCCTGTCCGCAGCGGCTCCCGTCGTCGCAGCTGCACCTTTTGTGCAGAATGAGGACAACTCGCACAACGGCGGCGGACGTGGCTTCGGCGCATTCCGGCGCGCCAAGGCTCCGAGTGCCCTGACGCTCGTATCCGGGCCACTCATGGGAACGCACCTTGAGCTGCAGGGATACAAGGAAGTTACGATCGGCCGCTCCCAGAGCGCCACGCTCGTACTGGAGGATGACTTCGCCTCTGGTCGCCACGCGCGCCTGATTAAGCGCGGTCCCGATTGGTTCCTCGAAGACCTCGATTCCCGCAACGGAACCTTCATTGGCAGCCAGCGCATTGACCAACCAGAGAAGCTGTCTGCGGGCATGGAAGTCCGCATCGGTAAGACTCTCGTGAGGATGGAGGGCTAA
- a CDS encoding PP2C family protein-serine/threonine phosphatase produces MKLTLNYAACSDRGLVRGNNEDSAYAGPRLIALADGMGGHAAGEVASAFMIKALEPLDSPLIEDPDHHERLETLLATAMDEGNQNIAMHVDENPTLAGMGCTLSALLFRGSEVGLCHVGDSRGYRLRDGELEQITKDDTFVQSLVDQGKLDPEDVSSHPQRSLILKALTGRPVEPTLDTFEAQVGDRYLLCSDGLSDPVSRDTILEVLKSFPPAQAARKLVEMALRGGGPDNVTVVVADVVEYDDATGQPADSSLTLPQTAITVGAVAGEAVEEQRPDSPASRAAALSGLKTTNRPAAPSRKAEAQEATPARKSRAPKKSKRVWAILAVLLLILLGVGAAGYMGYQKIQDTYYVAEDGEQIVINKGMSEPIAGIQISERYQEVCLTEKSKVLILGDQSPSDCHRFMTSDLTPAAQGALEALPEDNYDAVIQQVQRLAEQTLPVCVTRSPAQTDNKDDRDRADSARDSGGRAGESSSQRRDDRTDSQDGNTDNDNARESETAAPQSSAPEDLTTPGVSCREVE; encoded by the coding sequence ATGAAGCTGACCCTCAACTACGCCGCATGCTCCGACCGTGGCTTGGTGCGCGGAAATAACGAGGACTCCGCCTACGCGGGACCACGGCTGATCGCCCTCGCGGACGGCATGGGTGGTCACGCCGCCGGCGAGGTCGCCTCGGCGTTCATGATCAAAGCCCTCGAGCCCCTGGACAGCCCACTCATCGAGGACCCTGACCACCACGAACGCCTAGAAACCCTCCTCGCCACGGCAATGGATGAGGGCAACCAGAACATCGCGATGCACGTGGATGAAAACCCCACCCTCGCAGGCATGGGCTGCACCCTGTCCGCGCTGCTCTTCCGCGGCTCGGAAGTTGGCCTGTGCCACGTGGGCGATTCCCGTGGCTACCGGTTGCGTGACGGTGAGCTGGAGCAAATCACCAAAGACGATACATTCGTTCAGTCCCTCGTCGACCAGGGAAAACTGGATCCAGAGGACGTCTCCAGCCATCCCCAGCGCTCGCTCATCTTGAAGGCTCTCACCGGCCGCCCAGTCGAACCGACACTGGACACCTTCGAGGCACAGGTAGGCGACCGCTACCTGCTGTGCTCCGATGGTCTCTCCGACCCGGTGAGCCGGGACACGATCCTCGAAGTCCTCAAGTCCTTCCCACCTGCCCAGGCGGCACGCAAGCTGGTGGAAATGGCGCTGCGGGGAGGGGGTCCGGACAACGTTACCGTCGTTGTCGCCGACGTCGTTGAGTACGACGACGCCACGGGCCAGCCGGCAGACTCCTCCCTCACGCTGCCACAGACCGCCATCACGGTCGGCGCAGTCGCTGGTGAGGCGGTAGAAGAACAGCGCCCGGATTCCCCAGCCTCCCGTGCCGCCGCACTCAGCGGCCTCAAGACCACAAACAGACCCGCGGCGCCATCGAGAAAAGCTGAGGCCCAGGAAGCGACCCCCGCCAGGAAATCACGCGCGCCGAAGAAATCGAAGCGGGTGTGGGCCATCCTCGCTGTTCTTCTGCTCATACTCCTCGGAGTTGGTGCCGCCGGATATATGGGCTACCAGAAGATCCAAGACACCTACTATGTGGCAGAAGATGGCGAACAAATCGTCATCAACAAGGGCATGTCAGAGCCGATCGCGGGAATCCAGATCAGCGAGCGCTACCAAGAGGTCTGCCTGACGGAGAAGTCCAAGGTGCTCATCCTCGGGGATCAGTCGCCGTCTGACTGCCACCGATTTATGACGTCGGACCTCACGCCTGCGGCACAAGGAGCCCTCGAAGCCCTACCGGAGGACAACTACGATGCCGTGATCCAGCAGGTCCAACGGCTCGCCGAACAAACCTTGCCCGTATGCGTGACACGCAGCCCCGCACAAACCGATAACAAGGATGACCGCGATCGCGCGGACAGTGCACGCGACAGCGGTGGCCGCGCCGGCGAATCGTCGAGCCAACGGCGGGATGACAGAACTGACAGCCAAGACGGCAACACAGATAACGACAACGCACGAGAAAGCGAGACAGCAGCCCCGCAATCGTCAGCTCCTGAAGATCTGACGACACCGGGTGTTTCCTGCCGGGAGGTGGAATAA
- a CDS encoding YdhK family protein → MKRSITLAALVLTSTLALTACSDATDNSDDADTTSTTTATAETHETHQQDTSTADEEHGGHDHPADGGVPPAGIEEAEDPTYPVGTEVILTADHMPGMDGATATISGAFDTTTYSVSYTPTEGGAPVTDHRWVVHEELVDPGQAPLPDGASVVLDAEHMSGMKGAEATIDYSTEETVYMVDLTVDGMTMTNHKWVTESEIQPAE, encoded by the coding sequence ATGAAACGCAGTATTACCCTCGCCGCCTTGGTACTGACCTCCACCCTAGCGCTGACCGCCTGCAGCGACGCCACCGACAACTCCGACGATGCCGACACCACCAGCACCACGACGGCAACCGCAGAGACCCACGAGACCCACCAGCAAGACACCAGCACTGCCGACGAAGAGCACGGCGGGCACGACCACCCTGCCGACGGCGGGGTACCGCCGGCAGGCATTGAAGAGGCCGAGGATCCCACGTACCCGGTGGGCACCGAGGTCATCCTCACCGCTGACCACATGCCCGGCATGGACGGGGCCACCGCCACCATTTCCGGGGCGTTTGACACCACGACCTATTCGGTCAGCTACACCCCCACCGAGGGTGGGGCCCCGGTTACCGACCACCGCTGGGTCGTCCATGAGGAGCTCGTCGATCCGGGTCAGGCCCCCCTGCCCGACGGGGCGAGCGTTGTCCTGGATGCCGAGCACATGTCCGGCATGAAGGGTGCTGAGGCCACCATCGATTACTCCACCGAGGAGACGGTCTACATGGTTGATCTCACCGTCGACGGGATGACGATGACCAACCACAAGTGGGTCACCGAGAGCGAGATCCAACCCGCCGAATAG
- a CDS encoding DUF3662 and FHA domain-containing protein, whose translation MDLFGRFRKLDSSLQRGLDNGFARVFGGEVVPAEIDELLKQQAESSVMMDPDGNRWAPCHFMVNVSQRDYDSLVQKHPDLAEDLSDRLQRFIRNSGWRTNASVQVHMDTDANLHTGQLKANSLFNAPPAPRAESSGSPSSSSDANPGLSSVVQEAPGSERSHDYSQADYGQSRSATSGADADPQEASAPGTAGASGAAAAGTFTNEWNRHPGEDAYQSSQQDSYPQYSQQAQQPQQNPEANASYPQSAQPQGAQPGSEQNPNSYPQSYPGTEVMAQNVYSEDPITGASGDHNEAQTQVTLILRDGSDRRYELREGSNLIGRGNGVDLRIPDTGVSRQHAEIAWDGYDAVLTDLQSTNGTSVNETPIENWLLADGDIIVMGHSEIEVQFG comes from the coding sequence ATGGATTTGTTTGGAAGGTTTCGCAAGCTGGACAGCTCGCTGCAGCGCGGGTTGGATAACGGCTTCGCGCGCGTTTTCGGCGGCGAAGTTGTGCCAGCTGAGATCGATGAACTGCTGAAGCAGCAGGCCGAATCTTCCGTCATGATGGATCCGGACGGCAACCGGTGGGCACCATGCCACTTCATGGTCAATGTTTCCCAGCGCGATTACGATTCACTCGTGCAGAAGCACCCCGATCTGGCCGAGGATCTCTCCGACCGCCTGCAGCGCTTCATTCGCAACTCTGGCTGGAGGACCAATGCCTCGGTCCAGGTCCACATGGATACGGACGCCAACCTGCACACCGGCCAGCTCAAGGCGAACTCGCTGTTCAATGCGCCTCCTGCCCCACGCGCTGAGTCCTCTGGTTCCCCTTCTTCTTCGTCCGACGCCAACCCTGGCCTGTCCTCAGTAGTTCAGGAAGCCCCGGGTTCTGAGCGCAGCCACGACTACAGCCAGGCGGATTACGGGCAGAGCCGTAGTGCCACATCTGGGGCGGACGCCGACCCCCAAGAAGCCTCCGCCCCAGGTACCGCTGGCGCCTCCGGTGCCGCTGCCGCTGGTACCTTCACCAACGAGTGGAACCGCCATCCCGGTGAGGACGCGTACCAGTCCTCCCAGCAGGACTCCTACCCGCAGTACTCGCAGCAGGCACAGCAACCGCAGCAGAACCCTGAAGCCAACGCATCCTATCCTCAAAGTGCCCAGCCTCAAGGTGCTCAGCCAGGCTCGGAGCAGAACCCGAATAGTTACCCTCAGAGCTACCCAGGCACTGAGGTGATGGCGCAGAACGTTTATTCGGAAGACCCCATCACCGGAGCCTCCGGCGACCACAACGAGGCACAGACGCAGGTCACGCTTATCCTGCGCGATGGCTCCGACCGCCGCTACGAACTCCGCGAGGGCTCCAACCTCATCGGTCGCGGAAATGGCGTGGATCTTCGCATTCCGGATACAGGAGTATCCCGCCAGCACGCAGAAATTGCCTGGGATGGCTACGATGCGGTGCTCACCGACCTGCAATCCACCAATGGCACCTCCGTGAATGAGACGCCGATTGAGAACTGGCTGCTAGCCGACGGCGACATCATCGTCATGGGTCATTCTGAAATCGAGGTTCAATTCGGCTAA
- a CDS encoding FtsW/RodA/SpoVE family cell cycle protein yields the protein MKAILRRKTEAGLLLLAALVVLVALVTLELSQGNELTGNVFLLIGGFIGIFLVAHLVMCKVAPDADQIMLPVVALLNGIGLVMIYRLDLAKGYSLANSQIVWTVVGVAMMIAVLIFLRDHRSLENYSYILGLCGLILSALPIVWPKSAINADAAVWISIGPFSIQPGEFAKIMLLLFFAALLVNKRKLFTVAGKSFLGLQFPRLRDMGPLFLVWGIALVIMALQNDFGPALLLFGTVLGMLYMATGRASWLVLGFGLAAIGAVGVYQISAKIQDRVANFVDPVANYESNGFQLSQALFGMSWGGVTGTGLGSGYPDNVPVAHSDFILAAIGEELGLIGLAAVLLMYALLISRGFNAAMMTRDSYGKLVAAGLSLTIAVQIFVVTGGISRLLPMTGLTTPFLAHGGSSLLANYILLAILLRISHSARAVMEVSASPKQGSDAQNKEAVA from the coding sequence ATGAAGGCGATTCTCCGTCGAAAGACCGAGGCCGGCCTGCTCCTCCTTGCAGCACTCGTGGTGCTCGTCGCCCTGGTGACGCTGGAGCTCTCGCAGGGCAACGAGCTCACCGGCAACGTATTCCTGCTCATCGGTGGATTCATCGGCATCTTCTTGGTCGCGCACCTCGTCATGTGCAAGGTGGCGCCAGACGCCGACCAGATCATGCTGCCCGTCGTCGCCCTGCTCAACGGCATTGGCTTGGTCATGATCTACCGCCTCGACCTGGCCAAGGGCTACTCGCTGGCGAACTCGCAGATCGTCTGGACAGTCGTTGGCGTGGCAATGATGATCGCCGTGCTCATCTTCCTGCGCGATCACCGCAGTTTGGAGAACTATTCCTACATCCTCGGCCTGTGCGGTCTGATCCTGTCCGCACTGCCCATCGTGTGGCCGAAGTCCGCGATCAACGCGGATGCCGCGGTGTGGATCTCCATCGGACCGTTCTCCATCCAGCCAGGCGAGTTCGCAAAGATCATGCTGCTGCTCTTCTTCGCCGCCCTGCTGGTCAACAAGCGCAAACTATTCACCGTGGCCGGCAAGAGCTTCCTGGGCCTGCAGTTCCCGCGCCTGCGAGACATGGGACCGCTGTTCCTGGTGTGGGGCATCGCGCTGGTGATCATGGCGCTGCAGAACGATTTCGGCCCTGCGCTGCTGCTCTTCGGCACCGTGCTGGGCATGCTCTACATGGCCACCGGTCGCGCCTCGTGGCTGGTGCTCGGCTTCGGCCTGGCTGCCATCGGTGCGGTTGGTGTGTACCAGATTTCCGCAAAGATCCAGGACCGCGTGGCGAACTTTGTCGACCCCGTAGCGAATTACGAATCGAATGGTTTCCAGCTATCCCAGGCACTCTTCGGCATGTCCTGGGGCGGTGTGACAGGTACCGGACTGGGCTCTGGCTACCCGGACAACGTGCCCGTCGCGCACTCTGACTTCATCCTCGCCGCCATCGGCGAGGAGCTGGGGCTCATCGGTCTCGCGGCCGTTCTGCTGATGTACGCACTGCTGATTTCCCGTGGCTTCAACGCAGCGATGATGACCCGGGATTCCTACGGCAAGCTCGTCGCCGCTGGCCTGTCCCTCACCATCGCCGTGCAGATCTTCGTGGTCACCGGTGGTATCTCCCGCCTGCTGCCAATGACCGGACTGACCACGCCATTCCTGGCACACGGTGGCTCCTCCCTGCTGGCGAACTACATCCTGCTCGCGATCCTTCTGCGCATTTCCCACTCGGCCCGCGCCGTGATGGAAGTCAGCGCGTCCCCAAAGCAAGGCTCGGACGCGCAAAATAAGGAGGCTGTGGCATGA
- a CDS encoding penicillin-binding transpeptidase domain-containing protein: MNKSIRAVTIFSFILVLVLIANLTFIQAFQTNSLAYNPLNSRQFLAAKSVERGKIIAGGQILAESSADDNGLFDRSYPTNSAAYGSVIGYLSDRYGASGIESSQNSILTGEDDSLFARQIWDQLTGKVKRGANVELTLKPNVQQVAYEQLSSQGYSGSVVAIKPSTGEVLAMASTPSFDPAQIVQPDADASAKAFEAYSQDADAPLLNRSTQQTQPPGSTFKVITTAAALAEGESPDSMVTGANQITLPDTVTTLENYGGATCGGGGQVTLREAFRRSCNTAFVDLSTRHDTESFRKTAEGFGVGESIDDLGLPVTPSRLGDIPDQAALAQSSIGQRDVALTPLQNAVIAATIANGGTRMEPHLVSKVTGADLKTLKTTRPKKAGQAIDRGVADQLTDLMKDAELYAGGDSTIASKTGTAEHGEDSRNSNPHAWYIAFSTTGDVAVAVLVENGGNAGQAATGGSLAAPIGRAVINAAVQEEQ; this comes from the coding sequence ATGAACAAGTCCATCCGCGCGGTGACGATCTTCTCCTTCATCCTGGTGCTCGTCCTCATCGCCAACCTCACGTTCATTCAGGCTTTCCAAACCAATTCCCTGGCCTACAACCCGCTGAACTCACGCCAGTTCCTGGCGGCCAAGTCCGTCGAGCGCGGCAAGATCATCGCCGGTGGGCAGATCCTGGCGGAATCCTCCGCCGATGACAACGGCCTTTTTGACCGCTCCTACCCCACCAACTCCGCCGCCTACGGCTCCGTCATCGGCTACCTCTCCGACCGCTACGGCGCCTCCGGCATCGAGTCCAGCCAGAACTCGATCCTCACGGGTGAGGATGATTCCCTCTTCGCGCGCCAGATCTGGGACCAACTCACTGGCAAGGTAAAGCGCGGCGCCAACGTGGAGCTGACGCTCAAGCCGAACGTGCAGCAAGTCGCCTACGAGCAGCTGAGCAGCCAGGGCTACTCCGGATCTGTCGTGGCGATCAAGCCATCCACCGGCGAGGTGCTCGCCATGGCCTCCACCCCGAGCTTCGACCCAGCCCAGATCGTCCAGCCGGACGCGGACGCCTCCGCCAAAGCCTTCGAGGCCTACTCCCAGGATGCGGATGCCCCGCTGCTCAACCGCTCCACGCAGCAGACGCAACCCCCGGGTTCAACATTTAAGGTGATCACCACCGCGGCTGCCCTCGCCGAGGGCGAAAGCCCAGATTCCATGGTCACCGGCGCCAACCAGATCACCCTCCCGGATACCGTCACCACCCTGGAAAACTACGGCGGCGCCACCTGTGGCGGCGGTGGCCAGGTGACCTTGCGTGAAGCCTTCCGCCGCTCCTGCAACACGGCGTTCGTGGACCTTTCGACCCGTCACGATACGGAGAGCTTCCGCAAGACCGCGGAAGGCTTCGGCGTGGGCGAAAGCATTGATGACCTTGGCCTGCCCGTCACCCCATCCCGCCTCGGGGATATCCCCGACCAGGCTGCCCTCGCGCAGTCCTCCATCGGCCAGCGCGATGTGGCCCTCACCCCACTGCAAAACGCCGTGATCGCCGCCACCATCGCCAACGGCGGAACCCGCATGGAGCCACACCTGGTCTCCAAGGTCACCGGTGCGGACCTCAAGACACTGAAGACAACGCGTCCAAAGAAGGCTGGTCAGGCGATTGATCGTGGCGTCGCTGATCAATTGACCGACCTGATGAAAGATGCCGAGCTCTACGCTGGCGGCGATTCCACCATCGCTTCCAAGACCGGCACCGCGGAACACGGCGAGGATTCCCGCAACTCCAACCCGCACGCCTGGTACATCGCTTTCTCCACCACCGGCGACGTGGCCGTAGCCGTGCTCGTGGAGAACGGAGGTAACGCAGGCCAGGCCGCCACCGGTGGTTCCCTCGCAGCACCCATCGGCCGCGCCGTGATCAACGCGGCTGTGCAGGAGGAGCAGTAA